Proteins from a single region of Leptospira brenneri:
- the lexA gene encoding transcriptional repressor LexA yields MKDLTEKQESVLQFITDTVREKGFPPTIREIGDQFGITAKGAYDHLKAIEKKGYIRTSKNQSRAIELLKGNAEEALLVRASGIPLLGQVAAGSPILAEENIEEYIAVPDGMAAKPGTFALRVKGDSMVEAGISDGDIAIIQKKDTARNGEIVVAMIENEATLKVFYKETDMIRLEPRNAKLKPIRTKKATIIGKLIGLYRIY; encoded by the coding sequence ATGAAAGATCTCACGGAAAAACAAGAATCTGTCCTTCAATTCATAACGGACACAGTGCGCGAGAAGGGGTTTCCACCCACCATCCGTGAAATTGGAGACCAGTTTGGAATCACTGCCAAAGGTGCTTACGATCACCTAAAGGCGATTGAGAAGAAAGGTTACATTCGGACTTCGAAAAACCAAAGTCGCGCCATTGAACTTCTAAAAGGGAATGCAGAAGAAGCGCTCCTCGTACGAGCCTCGGGTATTCCTTTACTTGGCCAAGTGGCTGCCGGTTCTCCCATTCTGGCAGAAGAAAATATAGAAGAATACATCGCCGTTCCGGACGGAATGGCAGCCAAACCGGGAACCTTTGCCCTTCGGGTGAAGGGGGACTCTATGGTAGAGGCGGGGATTAGTGATGGGGACATTGCCATCATTCAAAAAAAAGATACGGCTAGGAACGGAGAAATCGTTGTGGCAATGATTGAAAACGAAGCCACTCTCAAAGTTTTTTATAAAGAAACTGATATGATTCGTTTGGAGCCAAGAAACGCAAAATTAAAACCCATTCGCACCAAAAAGGCGACGATAATTGGGAAACTAATCGGTCTCTATCGCATTTACTGA
- a CDS encoding MBL fold metallo-hydrolase: MKIKFWGVRGSIGSPIRPENVKHKIEKILSLASPTDIQNEQSIHSFLNSLSFSSSSTYGGNTTCVEIRDKEGNLIIIDGGTGLRELGNQIMGSEFGKGAGHAYWILTHTHWDHIQGIPFFVPLFLPGNHFEFISCMNDAEQRLEHQFVFTHFPVSFDHYAAKKTFQYLEEGVTIPLGPNINALSKAVRHPGGSFSYRFTEEGKAIIFASDAEFNLEEMENIDTYIDYFRDADVLVFDTQYTFEESLQKIDWGHSSASIATDIALRAKVKKLVMFHHDPSYDDEKLDLVYLRALKYKEMFDPHGKLEIIMAYEGLEIEV, encoded by the coding sequence ATGAAAATCAAGTTTTGGGGTGTCCGCGGATCCATAGGTTCACCCATTCGGCCTGAAAACGTAAAACATAAAATAGAAAAAATCCTCTCTTTGGCTAGTCCCACTGACATTCAAAACGAACAAAGTATTCATAGTTTTCTCAATTCTTTAAGTTTCTCTTCTTCTTCGACTTACGGTGGTAATACGACATGCGTAGAAATTCGTGACAAGGAAGGGAATCTTATCATCATTGATGGGGGAACTGGACTGCGAGAACTCGGAAACCAGATCATGGGTTCTGAATTTGGAAAAGGTGCGGGTCACGCGTATTGGATTTTGACACATACACATTGGGATCATATCCAAGGGATTCCTTTTTTTGTTCCTCTGTTTTTACCGGGTAATCATTTTGAATTCATATCTTGTATGAATGATGCAGAACAAAGATTGGAACATCAATTTGTATTCACACATTTTCCTGTTTCCTTCGATCACTATGCAGCTAAAAAAACGTTTCAGTACTTAGAGGAAGGGGTAACCATTCCCTTAGGTCCGAATATCAACGCACTGAGTAAAGCCGTTCGTCATCCTGGTGGAAGTTTTTCTTATCGGTTTACGGAAGAAGGTAAAGCCATTATCTTTGCATCTGACGCAGAGTTCAATTTAGAAGAAATGGAAAATATTGATACCTATATTGATTATTTTCGAGACGCGGATGTTTTAGTTTTTGATACTCAGTATACTTTCGAAGAGTCTTTGCAAAAAATTGATTGGGGCCATAGTTCGGCTTCGATTGCAACAGACATTGCTCTTCGCGCCAAAGTAAAAAAGTTAGTAATGTTTCACCACGATCCTTCTTATGATGATGAAAAGTTAGATCTAGTGTATTTAAGAGCTCTCAAATATAAAGAGATGTTTGATCCCCACGGAAAATTAGAAATCATTATGGCTTATGAAGGTTTGGAAATAGAGGTTTAA
- a CDS encoding FliG C-terminal domain-containing protein, with translation MESETKPKPGFPEPNFVIGGITSSPSFLFRGKRDKFQSAKYLSLRDIIHPELTENLVREKIESLYFDAKSKTYLFRLVSILFSGTPKEEETIVSNLFRHEPEFAKFLNEQMFTVEMIPLIHGSFLQEILRNHDERFIKYILPSLSKPVLEVVRSSISKNKMKQILDGPIQKPPEGEDLVSIIETELYKRFARNIYYPEGSIFTYRESGEEERKEEIPFTNTEKFNFFIDGGLLSFYGRTTTTLFFKTNDWIESLRFDFFLSRKEIETSEFHRLPPDLILEVPYYPTGIFLVGGGITKERKPFEFSLLWFDY, from the coding sequence ATGGAATCGGAAACAAAACCCAAACCAGGTTTCCCAGAGCCAAACTTTGTTATCGGTGGAATCACTTCCTCACCCTCTTTTCTTTTCCGAGGGAAAAGAGATAAATTCCAATCGGCAAAGTATTTATCTCTTCGCGATATCATCCATCCAGAACTCACAGAAAATTTAGTAAGGGAAAAAATTGAATCCCTCTACTTCGATGCAAAAAGTAAAACCTACCTTTTCCGTTTGGTATCGATTCTTTTTTCAGGAACTCCCAAGGAAGAAGAAACCATAGTTTCCAATCTCTTTCGTCATGAACCAGAATTTGCGAAATTCTTAAACGAACAGATGTTTACCGTAGAAATGATTCCTTTAATTCATGGATCTTTTTTGCAAGAAATCCTAAGAAACCATGATGAGAGGTTTATCAAATACATTCTCCCCAGTCTCTCCAAACCCGTATTAGAAGTGGTTCGTTCTTCTATCTCTAAAAATAAAATGAAACAAATTTTGGATGGGCCCATACAGAAACCACCCGAAGGTGAGGATTTGGTTTCTATCATAGAAACAGAACTTTATAAACGTTTTGCAAGGAATATCTATTACCCGGAAGGTTCTATTTTTACTTATCGAGAATCAGGGGAAGAAGAACGAAAAGAAGAGATTCCTTTTACGAACACAGAGAAATTTAATTTTTTTATCGATGGTGGTCTACTTAGTTTTTATGGGAGAACAACGACCACACTCTTTTTCAAAACCAATGACTGGATCGAAAGTTTACGATTTGATTTCTTTTTGTCTCGTAAAGAAATCGAAACCTCCGAATTTCACAGACTTCCTCCCGATTTAATCCTAGAAGTTCCATATTATCCCACTGGAATTTTTCTTGTTGGTGGAGGGATCACCAAAGAAAGGAAACCTTTTGAGTTTTCTCTTCTTTGGTTTGATTACTAA
- a CDS encoding LA_1448 family UV-C exposure upregulated protein: MTKAWFGVSLEGMLKHLLFVPTFLILFIFLSCAPKKQEIDAYDLKRVLERFAQNRIQTGLMADTKRPTPTDSALFEEACEVYRLSIPEAKEMLKKENKALYESIYGNE, translated from the coding sequence TTGACCAAAGCCTGGTTTGGAGTGAGTTTAGAGGGGATGCTGAAACATCTCCTCTTTGTACCAACATTCTTAATCCTTTTTATTTTCCTCTCTTGCGCACCCAAAAAACAAGAAATCGATGCCTATGATCTCAAACGGGTTCTGGAGAGATTTGCTCAAAACCGAATCCAGACGGGACTGATGGCAGATACCAAACGACCCACGCCTACGGACAGTGCCCTTTTTGAAGAGGCTTGCGAAGTCTATCGTTTGTCCATCCCTGAGGCCAAAGAAATGTTAAAAAAAGAAAACAAAGCTCTCTACGAGTCAATTTATGGAAATGAATAA
- a CDS encoding S41 family peptidase, protein MKISERLVWIGITLSLVVVVFFATTEKVKAISTDGEKYLQILHEVVSYIENDYVDPQEEKKIYTGAILGALQSLGDPHTRFLDTDEFGELQNETKGSFGGIGVEISFQENAFIIVAPIEGTPAWKAGLQPQDKIIEINGKSTKSVSLSESIGMMRGEVGSSISMKIERKGIKEPFVVNLVRELIQIRYVRSHYLPETETGYIKLVQFMGKETTAKEFASAVSAMKEAGAKKLVIDLRMNPGGLLDLAIDLADLFLPPEADIVSVKGRGGVLVKSYKADKKDKKFLDIPIAILVNGGSASASEILAGALKDNKRAVVVGTQSFGKGSVQSIFPLSGGTGVAITIQKYYTPSGVSIHGKGITPDFVVNPTAASEDEKYALEKLFKKNLIRPFLETHPDYNEAALSDFASLLKKENIVISDSVTRIFLFNEMRAGSSNSKPRLDLDTQLAEAIRVLK, encoded by the coding sequence ATTAAAATATCGGAACGTTTGGTTTGGATTGGTATTACGCTTTCTTTGGTGGTAGTTGTCTTTTTTGCGACCACAGAAAAAGTAAAAGCGATCTCCACTGATGGAGAAAAATACTTACAGATTCTTCATGAAGTGGTCTCTTATATTGAAAACGATTATGTAGATCCACAAGAAGAAAAAAAAATCTACACTGGTGCTATTCTCGGAGCCTTACAAAGTTTAGGTGACCCGCATACTCGGTTTTTGGATACGGATGAGTTTGGTGAACTACAAAATGAAACCAAAGGAAGTTTTGGTGGGATTGGTGTAGAAATCAGTTTTCAAGAAAATGCATTTATTATCGTAGCTCCGATTGAAGGAACTCCCGCATGGAAAGCAGGCCTCCAACCTCAAGATAAAATTATAGAAATCAACGGTAAAAGTACAAAGTCTGTTTCTCTTTCTGAATCGATTGGGATGATGAGGGGAGAAGTAGGTTCTTCTATTTCTATGAAAATTGAAAGAAAGGGAATCAAAGAACCCTTCGTTGTGAATCTCGTTCGAGAACTCATTCAAATTCGTTATGTAAGATCACATTACCTTCCCGAAACGGAAACGGGTTATATCAAACTTGTTCAGTTTATGGGGAAAGAAACCACCGCGAAAGAATTTGCCTCTGCTGTCTCTGCAATGAAAGAGGCTGGCGCAAAAAAATTGGTGATCGATCTAAGGATGAATCCAGGTGGACTTTTGGATTTAGCCATTGATTTGGCAGATTTATTTCTACCTCCTGAGGCGGACATTGTGTCCGTAAAAGGTCGAGGTGGAGTTCTTGTTAAAAGTTATAAAGCGGATAAAAAAGATAAAAAGTTCTTAGACATTCCAATTGCGATTCTTGTGAACGGTGGCTCTGCGAGTGCCTCCGAAATTCTAGCAGGGGCTCTAAAAGACAACAAACGTGCTGTAGTGGTTGGCACTCAAAGTTTTGGGAAAGGAAGTGTTCAATCGATTTTTCCTTTGTCGGGAGGAACAGGTGTTGCTATCACCATTCAAAAATACTATACCCCTTCTGGAGTATCGATTCACGGTAAAGGCATCACTCCTGATTTTGTCGTAAATCCAACGGCAGCGAGTGAAGATGAAAAATATGCTTTGGAAAAACTTTTTAAAAAGAATTTGATCCGACCTTTTTTAGAAACACACCCAGATTACAACGAAGCTGCCTTAAGTGATTTTGCAAGTCTGCTTAAAAAAGAAAATATTGTGATCTCCGATTCAGTAACGCGTATATTTTTATTCAATGAAATGAGAGCGGGTTCTTCTAATTCCAAACCTAGATTGGATTTAGATACCCAACTTGCTGAAGCCATTCGCGTTTTAAAATAA
- a CDS encoding flagellar biosynthesis anti-sigma factor FlgM — protein sequence MNVDKVGRVGGYGYEPKKTQSPKETEAQAPVDTISISDAAKKIASEAKLQAEVKQIAKQIVQAPPEEDRSEKIKAVKERLKNGDYDNLSAEMLDKISDQIATTFLGQQ from the coding sequence ATGAACGTCGATAAAGTAGGACGAGTTGGTGGGTATGGGTACGAACCCAAAAAAACACAAAGCCCAAAAGAAACAGAGGCGCAAGCTCCTGTAGATACAATTTCCATTTCTGATGCTGCGAAAAAAATCGCTTCAGAAGCAAAATTACAAGCTGAAGTAAAACAAATTGCGAAACAAATCGTTCAAGCACCTCCAGAAGAGGATCGCTCTGAGAAAATCAAAGCAGTAAAAGAACGATTGAAAAACGGTGATTATGATAACCTCTCTGCAGAGATGTTAGATAAAATTTCCGACCAAATCGCGACAACTTTCCTCGGACAACAGTAA
- a CDS encoding STAS domain-containing protein yields MALSDVVLTEVMFQYEIKQDSEKAFILFEGSLSLKDSPKLSTDIKSLIESEKIRELVFDFKNLSYLDSSGVGILLRTYSWTKEKDKQVRIINLSDEVRTIFTIANLLDIFQLKEET; encoded by the coding sequence TTGGCTCTTTCAGATGTTGTCTTAACTGAAGTTATGTTTCAGTATGAAATCAAACAAGACAGCGAAAAGGCCTTTATCCTTTTTGAAGGTTCCCTATCCTTAAAAGATAGTCCAAAACTAAGTACGGATATCAAATCCCTAATAGAATCAGAGAAGATTAGAGAACTTGTTTTCGATTTTAAAAATTTGAGTTACCTGGATTCTTCTGGAGTCGGAATCCTACTTCGTACCTACAGCTGGACAAAGGAAAAAGACAAACAAGTGCGAATCATCAATCTTTCTGATGAAGTTCGCACCATTTTTACAATTGCCAACCTTTTAGATATTTTCCAATTAAAAGAGGAAACCTAA
- the glpK gene encoding glycerol kinase GlpK → MAKKSFIIGIDAGTTGIRTFCFNDKGKVISSAYQEFKQYYPKPGWVEHDPEEIWVKTQKLIGVAIKNGNLNPKDAVAIGITNQRETSVVWDKKTGKPVYNAIVWQCRRTSDICKDLKKQSLESNFRNKTGLVLDAYFSGTKIQWILDNVKGARAKAEKGDLLFGTIDTWLLYKLTGHKEHKTDHTNASRTLLFNIQTKEWDEELCEILRVPMSMLPKAFNSRNLFGFTSSVKSLPDGIPISSLVGDQQGALFGQLCTEPGEAKNTYGTGCFLLFNVGDEFRISNQGLITTLALGPEGKTVYCLEGSVFIGGAVVQFLRDNLEFFEYSKDSEKLVKAIKTKDDLVFVPAFAGLGAPHWDQEARGAIFGLSRDTTPAQITRAALKAIALQSYELAHAMEKETGKPLKFLRVDGGATSNAWLMQFQADILGTKVIRPQNVDTTVLGAAYLAGLERGFFKSVASLRKEETKTTQFVPKMKEGERKEEIDKWNWAIARVKTGN, encoded by the coding sequence ATGGCAAAAAAAAGTTTTATCATTGGGATCGATGCAGGGACTACCGGGATCCGAACATTTTGTTTTAACGATAAAGGAAAAGTAATTTCATCTGCTTACCAAGAATTCAAACAATACTACCCGAAACCAGGTTGGGTAGAACATGATCCAGAAGAGATCTGGGTAAAAACTCAAAAACTCATTGGAGTCGCGATAAAAAATGGAAACCTAAATCCTAAAGATGCTGTTGCCATTGGAATCACAAACCAAAGGGAAACCTCCGTAGTTTGGGATAAAAAGACCGGCAAACCAGTTTACAACGCTATTGTTTGGCAGTGCAGAAGAACCTCTGATATTTGTAAGGATTTAAAAAAACAAAGTTTAGAATCGAACTTTCGAAATAAAACGGGACTTGTGTTGGATGCTTATTTTTCGGGAACGAAAATCCAATGGATCTTAGACAATGTGAAAGGTGCTCGTGCCAAAGCAGAAAAGGGTGACTTATTATTTGGAACCATCGACACCTGGTTGTTATACAAACTCACTGGACACAAAGAACATAAAACAGACCATACCAATGCATCTAGAACTCTTTTATTCAATATCCAAACGAAAGAATGGGATGAAGAACTTTGTGAAATTTTACGAGTTCCTATGTCTATGTTGCCTAAGGCTTTTAACTCTAGAAATTTATTTGGATTTACATCCAGTGTAAAATCTCTCCCCGATGGAATTCCGATTTCTTCACTCGTGGGAGACCAACAAGGTGCACTTTTTGGACAACTTTGTACAGAACCAGGAGAAGCTAAAAATACCTATGGAACAGGATGTTTTTTACTCTTCAATGTAGGTGATGAATTTAGAATTTCCAACCAAGGTTTAATCACCACACTCGCACTTGGTCCGGAAGGAAAAACGGTCTATTGTTTAGAAGGTTCAGTGTTTATCGGTGGTGCAGTGGTTCAGTTTCTCCGTGATAACTTGGAATTTTTTGAATACTCGAAAGATTCTGAAAAACTGGTTAAGGCAATCAAAACCAAAGATGATTTAGTTTTTGTTCCTGCTTTTGCGGGTCTTGGAGCTCCTCATTGGGACCAAGAAGCTCGCGGTGCCATCTTTGGACTCTCGCGTGATACAACACCGGCTCAAATCACAAGAGCCGCTCTCAAAGCTATTGCCTTACAATCTTATGAACTTGCCCATGCAATGGAAAAAGAAACAGGAAAACCTTTGAAATTTTTACGTGTGGATGGAGGGGCCACTTCCAATGCATGGCTAATGCAATTCCAGGCGGACATCCTCGGAACCAAAGTGATCCGGCCACAGAATGTCGACACAACGGTTCTCGGTGCAGCTTACCTTGCAGGACTCGAACGTGGATTTTTCAAATCGGTAGCGAGTCTTAGAAAGGAAGAAACCAAAACGACTCAATTTGTTCCTAAGATGAAAGAAGGCGAACGAAAAGAAGAAATTGATAAATGGAACTGGGCCATCGCTCGGGTGAAAACAGGAAACTAG
- a CDS encoding iron-containing alcohol dehydrogenase, translating into MPVLPEWINFQFPPKIHFEIDCGYKLGSFVKNIGSRVVLITTQKELENAEELSIIKTSLEKHAEGVIIYDDIVDRVHFKDLDSCAHFLRISNADCVVAYGSFESVNAGKAASLLATNDLFAEELLIGKKQPKKKGLPLIVVPTKPLLGNECSPFFSIVDDKDKNRKYFAHEWAFPELIVSDPKIGAGMSSSETAKTGISILSAAVDSILSKYANEITSSTALRSIELISKNIVPAIREPRNLGPKNSIYAASLLAGIAQSTSSLGLCYALSLAVTTVTNLDIFQSMSILLPHVMEYNLTSSAGKYVMIARALDEDVTNISVIEAAIKAVEGIRKIYLELRIPQRLSEYEVKKIDLPGIATLAATYSFLDCLPRELPKNEIETILVAAF; encoded by the coding sequence ATGCCAGTTCTCCCCGAATGGATCAATTTTCAATTTCCGCCAAAAATTCACTTCGAAATCGATTGTGGATACAAACTCGGTTCTTTTGTCAAAAACATTGGCTCAAGGGTGGTTCTCATCACCACTCAAAAAGAATTAGAAAACGCCGAAGAACTTTCTATCATCAAAACCAGTCTTGAAAAACACGCTGAAGGTGTGATCATCTATGATGACATCGTTGACCGTGTTCATTTTAAAGATTTAGATTCTTGTGCTCACTTTCTTAGAATTTCGAATGCAGATTGTGTTGTGGCTTATGGTTCCTTTGAATCAGTGAACGCAGGTAAGGCGGCGTCCCTACTCGCAACCAACGATCTTTTTGCTGAAGAACTACTCATTGGGAAAAAACAACCTAAGAAAAAAGGCCTTCCTCTCATCGTTGTTCCTACAAAACCCCTACTCGGCAATGAATGTTCTCCTTTCTTTTCGATTGTGGATGATAAAGATAAAAATAGAAAGTATTTTGCACATGAATGGGCCTTTCCGGAACTCATTGTTTCTGATCCCAAAATTGGGGCTGGTATGTCTAGTTCTGAAACTGCAAAAACGGGAATCTCTATCTTATCTGCTGCCGTGGATAGTATCCTTTCTAAGTATGCCAATGAAATTACCTCTTCCACTGCTCTGCGTTCCATTGAACTTATTTCCAAAAACATTGTACCGGCAATTCGTGAACCAAGAAACTTAGGACCAAAAAACTCCATTTATGCGGCAAGTCTCCTCGCAGGAATTGCCCAATCCACAAGTAGCCTTGGACTCTGTTATGCTTTATCATTGGCAGTAACAACAGTTACCAATTTAGATATCTTTCAAAGTATGTCGATTCTCCTCCCTCACGTGATGGAATACAACCTCACATCCTCAGCAGGAAAATACGTGATGATTGCGAGAGCTCTGGATGAAGATGTCACCAATATATCCGTCATTGAAGCTGCCATCAAAGCGGTAGAAGGAATTCGTAAAATCTATTTGGAACTTCGTATTCCCCAAAGGTTGTCGGAATACGAAGTGAAAAAAATCGATCTTCCTGGGATTGCCACTCTGGCAGCAACTTACTCATTTCTTGATTGTCTCCCAAGAGAACTTCCCAAAAATGAAATTGAAACCATCCTTGTGGCTGCGTTTTAG
- a CDS encoding efflux RND transporter periplasmic adaptor subunit, with product MKKEFNFKNIRSLSILVLVASLGYFGYSKFFGSGKKTEALTDDKSKFIISAEIQKNHPFSVVYLEEKALEEELQLPGTVSYDMNSVAKVGSRVSGRIVQVYVKEGEHVKKSTALASIQSVELGTTEANYLKARARLEALKVQADRAKDLYERKVTSAKEYEMSLMDYKSVKAEMETSRNALENLGLNESEIANLEAGKYNSKNLYIRTPISGTVTEREAIIGQAVNARDNLFTVADLSVLWINLEVYEKDLASIRMGNEAKVIPIGSKDDSLKAVVSHVGDVIDPIKKTAEIRLEVRNSRGRLRPGQSVTATVVGAMVESSVNKAKVIPADCIHKIEGENFIFVRNGDGSFSAKKVGVGKTYDHWVEITNGVEPGEAIVEEGSFVLKSEYLKL from the coding sequence ATGAAAAAAGAATTCAATTTTAAGAACATTAGATCCTTAAGCATTTTGGTGCTTGTGGCAAGTTTAGGTTATTTTGGGTATTCCAAGTTTTTTGGATCTGGTAAAAAAACAGAAGCTCTGACGGATGATAAATCTAAGTTTATTATCTCTGCTGAAATCCAAAAGAACCACCCATTTTCGGTTGTTTATCTGGAAGAAAAGGCTCTGGAGGAAGAACTCCAACTTCCGGGAACTGTTTCCTATGACATGAATAGTGTAGCAAAAGTAGGATCTCGTGTGAGCGGACGAATTGTACAGGTTTATGTGAAAGAAGGGGAACATGTTAAAAAAAGTACTGCCCTTGCTTCCATCCAATCGGTTGAACTTGGAACTACAGAAGCCAATTATTTAAAAGCAAGAGCAAGGCTGGAAGCTTTGAAAGTACAGGCAGACAGAGCCAAAGATTTATATGAAAGAAAGGTAACTTCTGCTAAAGAATATGAAATGTCTCTTATGGATTATAAATCTGTAAAAGCAGAAATGGAAACTTCAAGAAATGCTTTGGAAAACTTAGGGTTAAACGAATCTGAAATCGCAAATCTAGAAGCTGGTAAATATAATTCCAAAAACTTATACATCAGAACTCCTATTTCAGGAACCGTAACCGAAAGGGAAGCTATCATTGGACAAGCTGTGAATGCCCGCGATAATCTTTTTACTGTTGCTGACCTATCTGTACTTTGGATCAATTTGGAAGTATATGAGAAAGACTTAGCTTCCATTCGAATGGGAAATGAAGCAAAAGTGATCCCCATCGGGTCTAAAGATGATTCCTTAAAAGCAGTGGTTTCTCATGTGGGTGATGTGATTGATCCCATCAAAAAAACTGCTGAGATTCGTTTGGAAGTTAGAAACTCTCGGGGAAGACTTCGTCCTGGGCAAAGTGTAACGGCAACTGTTGTGGGTGCAATGGTGGAATCTTCGGTAAACAAAGCTAAGGTGATCCCTGCTGATTGTATCCACAAAATTGAAGGAGAAAATTTCATCTTTGTTCGTAACGGTGATGGATCTTTTTCTGCCAAAAAAGTGGGTGTGGGAAAAACTTATGACCACTGGGTGGAAATTACAAATGGAGTGGAGCCGGGTGAAGCCATTGTGGAAGAAGGAAGTTTTGTTCTTAAAAGTGAGTATTTAAAATTATAA
- a CDS encoding CDP-alcohol phosphatidyltransferase family protein gives MKLKLTWIPNTLTLGNLTLGFVSMLLVAETNPTQTNSHELFTLAGVFIILAALFDGFDGMAARALNCTSELGADLDSLADLTTFGIAPGFLSYKMFFYDIKLDIFDKPDYFPLGMFIAALYPICAAYRLARFNVAHDPKSFNGLPSPVAGVVIGIFPLVFSVSQVPVWTAVLFFVITALLMVSTLRYSKPQVAIRGLFSWKKLGVSVLGLGLLLLAIGFYRWPYVMYGAVGFYVFSGIVSFLIQTIQDYRV, from the coding sequence ATGAAACTAAAATTGACCTGGATTCCTAATACTCTCACTCTCGGAAACTTAACCTTAGGATTTGTTTCGATGCTACTTGTGGCAGAAACTAATCCAACACAGACCAATTCACATGAACTTTTTACGCTGGCTGGGGTGTTTATCATCTTGGCTGCGTTATTCGATGGTTTTGATGGAATGGCGGCACGTGCGCTCAACTGTACGAGTGAACTTGGAGCTGACTTAGATAGTCTTGCTGATCTCACAACCTTTGGAATTGCTCCTGGTTTTTTATCGTACAAAATGTTCTTTTACGATATTAAGTTGGATATCTTCGACAAACCAGATTATTTTCCTTTGGGTATGTTCATCGCTGCTTTGTATCCGATTTGTGCTGCGTATCGTTTGGCTCGTTTCAATGTAGCTCATGATCCTAAATCTTTTAACGGTTTACCTTCTCCAGTCGCTGGGGTGGTAATCGGAATTTTCCCATTAGTGTTTTCTGTTTCTCAAGTTCCTGTTTGGACGGCCGTTCTCTTTTTTGTGATCACTGCCTTACTCATGGTTTCTACTTTAAGATATAGCAAACCACAAGTTGCCATCAGGGGGCTTTTCTCTTGGAAAAAGTTAGGAGTTAGTGTTCTAGGTCTTGGACTTTTGTTACTTGCGATCGGATTTTACAGATGGCCTTATGTGATGTATGGAGCGGTGGGTTTTTATGTATTTTCTGGGATTGTTTCCTTTCTCATCCAAACCATCCAGGATTACCGAGTTTAG
- the tsaD gene encoding tRNA (adenosine(37)-N6)-threonylcarbamoyltransferase complex transferase subunit TsaD, whose amino-acid sequence MTYGLGIESSCDETSIAVVRDGKELLSLKVYSQIDSHSPYRGVVPEIASRAHLEKINSLLAVAMEESGIQYSDLEYVAVTSYPGLVGSLMIGAQLARCISLVYKIPIVAVNHLEAHLAVIGLERDLPPFPWLGVLLSGGNSSIYLYRGFGDLQILADTRDDSLGEAFDKVSAVLNLPYPGGPYIETKANAYIQTKGEGNPFPKLLKEDGEDLLRFSYSGLKTAVLYYLKAHPENPPLEKISYFFQRTAFELVTRNIRKAINKTGIRTVVAAGGVLANQTLRDELEKEKERSGFDLFYPGKKIYCTDNGAMVACLGYHLWKKKSFVGLDFKVSPKRNFEQII is encoded by the coding sequence ATGACCTACGGGCTCGGGATCGAATCCAGTTGTGATGAAACTTCCATTGCAGTCGTTCGCGATGGAAAAGAATTACTTTCCCTCAAAGTTTACAGTCAAATCGATTCACATTCCCCATATCGGGGAGTGGTTCCCGAAATTGCATCCAGAGCCCACCTAGAAAAAATCAATTCTCTCCTTGCTGTTGCTATGGAAGAATCGGGAATCCAGTATTCTGATTTAGAATATGTGGCTGTCACCAGTTATCCTGGGTTAGTTGGCTCTCTGATGATTGGCGCACAGCTTGCTCGTTGTATTTCGCTTGTGTATAAAATTCCGATTGTCGCAGTCAATCATCTGGAAGCGCATCTTGCTGTGATTGGGCTCGAGAGAGACCTTCCTCCTTTTCCTTGGCTCGGGGTCCTATTGTCTGGGGGAAATTCTTCGATTTATCTTTATCGGGGATTTGGTGATTTGCAGATCCTCGCTGATACAAGAGATGATTCGCTTGGTGAGGCCTTTGATAAGGTCAGTGCTGTGTTAAACCTTCCGTATCCCGGTGGCCCATATATAGAAACAAAGGCAAATGCTTACATCCAAACCAAGGGGGAGGGAAATCCCTTTCCAAAACTTTTAAAAGAGGATGGAGAGGATCTCCTTCGCTTCTCTTATAGTGGTTTAAAAACAGCAGTCCTTTATTACCTAAAGGCCCATCCTGAAAATCCCCCTTTGGAAAAAATCTCCTATTTTTTCCAAAGAACTGCTTTTGAGCTCGTCACTCGCAACATTCGGAAAGCCATAAATAAAACCGGAATTCGGACTGTGGTTGCGGCCGGGGGAGTTCTTGCGAACCAGACACTTAGGGATGAACTGGAAAAAGAAAAGGAAAGGTCAGGTTTTGATCTATTTTATCCTGGCAAAAAAATTTACTGCACAGATAACGGAGCGATGGTGGCATGTCTTGGATACCATCTTTGGAAAAAAAAATCTTTTGTGGGGCTCGACTTCAAAGTCAGTCCCAAACGAAACTTTGAACAAATAATATGA